A segment of the Brienomyrus brachyistius isolate T26 chromosome 4, BBRACH_0.4, whole genome shotgun sequence genome:
TGAATGAAGCTGGTTTTCAAACCACTGTCAAGTTGGGGACTTAAAATACTGAGAATACCTCATAGAGATCCCACTTACAATGTTTTTTCTCTCAGATTCTGCTTCACTGCATGTCCACTCAGTAGGTTAGGGATCTCTGCCCAtatccggatggttgtgggttcgaatcccatgggCGATATCTCACTGTTACCGCTAATATGATATCCCGTGTTGGCCGGACTGTGTGCACCGTGTCCAAGGTGTCCTgctgcctgtccccccacctACTCCCCAGCACTGATCTCACCGTGGAGGAGGTGTGTTCCTGGGGGCAGTCCTTTGACCGGATGATGAGCTGCCCCACTGGGAGGGAGGCCTTCCGCAGCTTCCTCAGGACGGAGTTCAGTGAGGAGAACATGCTCTTCTGGCTGGCCTGTGAGGACCTCAAGAAGGAGACTAGGGAGGGTGCCATCAAGGAGAAAGTCCGGACCATATATGAAGACTACATCTCTATTCTTTCACCCAAAGAGGTCAGTGGGATGCATTTTATCGAAGCCTGGTTATATTTGTGCTGCTCCAAACTTCCTGTacaaatttgaaaaaaaatgttgcgCTGAAACAAGGTCCCTTTGTACGCTTTTCCCTTCTAAATCTAGTGTCTGTACTACTCCTTACTTTTTAAAAGTATGAATAAACTTAAGGGAGGGAAGTGAAACTGGCACTGTCACCATCAGCGTTTTGTCGGCCTGTTTCTATGACGCCTAAGTTGGGATATTTAATGCTGAATATAAATAACACTTCAGTTTCAATTAGAAATGTACAGGTGCTCCCTGTGTTACGATGATCTGTGTTCGGATATTTGAAGTTTACAACGGGCGAATGTATctcactttcagtacattacTCTAAAAAATACACAAGACATTCAACACTTTATTAAAGAAATGGGCAAAACCAATAACAGACAGCCTAGCTGTGGGCTAATGTAAGTATGTTTGAGGTATGCTAGGTTAGGTTGCATTTTTACCTTATGATATTTTCACCTTACGAGAGGTTTATCTGCACGTAACCCCTTTGTAAcccgaggagcgtctgtacgtACACCCAGCATGTACACTGTCTTCACTACCATGAAAAAATGACTGCTACCAAGCAGACCAATCACATTTCCCGCGGTGTGCCTTGCTGTCAGGTGTAGTTACTTTCCTGCGGAGCTGCACATCAGGCTACGGTGTAGGGTCCACGCCTACGATTTACTTACAGTGTGGAGTCGACGCAGGAGTATAAATCAGACTATGCACTCATAGTCTCTGGTTCAAGTCAATGTCTGTTCTGTAATTTGGAAAATGATGTGCAGCTCAGTGGTTTAGGTatctgtaatcggaaggttgctagttTGAATCTCATACTTGGCAGAATAACCCCACATCTGCTAAGGCCAGTGAGCAAGTACCAACACTTCTGTAtgttatttctttatttatttagcagagggTTTCATGTAAAGTGACAAACACCTTTTTGAGacagggttaaggaccttgctcaggggcccaacagtgacatgtGAATTCCTCCTCTCCCCGGAACGTAGGTCAGCCTGGACTCCCGGGTCCGAGAAGTGATCAACCGGAACATGCTGGAGCCCTCGTCCTGCACATTCGACGACGCCCAGTTTCAGATCTACACCCTGATGCAACGGGACTCGTACCCACGCTACATGGCCTCACCGGCCTACGCTGACCTCCTTCAGAGGCTTGTGGAGAAGGAGCCCAAATCGTAGGCCCCGCCTTCTCTCACTGGCTGTTCTCCCTAACTCTCTCGGAGTAGAATGACAGAAAGGGCCCATGTGTCCATGCAGGGAAATTTTCCCGCCAAAACATTGGCTTGAGTTGAAAGGGTGATTCCCGACCTGGATATTCCTGCACCATGACCACAGGCTGCGTTGCATCCCAAGTACGAGCTGTTTTGGATTTACACGGAAAGATGATCCGGACAAAAACAAACCTcttttttaatctgtttttgTTCCACGTTACGTAATTTTTTGTTATGGATCGAAGTGAGAAAGGGGTTCTTATAATTGTGAAAAGTGAACTTGTAGGTTGTGTCTTCGGTGCTTTTGTTCTTACGGTGTTTAGAAAAGGGAATTTTGACATGGTCTTTAATGTCTGTGAGCCGAATGGGAAGAATCAGTCCAACAAGGCAACGCTCTCGGAAGATACCGGAATGTGGCCCGAAAGGCATATTTATAAGATATCAGATCTTTCTTGTGTGACTTGCATTTCTCCTTGACTCCATGATAGATGTGACAACACCACCCAGAATGAAGTGATTTCCATTTTTtccaaatatttatatttttaaaagaataGTGGACTTTGAATGcccatttatattacatttgaCTATGAACCATTCCACTTATTGTCCGTTCAGTTCAGGGAtcaagcataataataataataataataataataataataaagaaatattatattgtattttattatagtaaaatcccgttataacggacttcaagggacctggcaaaacagtctattatatccaaagtccgttatatccagagttgctgtatggccagaacacaactacaggacgcCATTTACTCacgccacaccccagcagacacacgtgtggtacatattattatattgtacatgtagtaatccatctTTACCTGagcagatgcgtgactattaataatcctgactacgtatctgcgctggatatcaccgttATACCCGaataaaactacagctaaaaagCAGCTctgaggaccaaattgtttgtccgttatttGAAGTTTCCtctataatgggattttactgtatattatattatatccatccatccatccattttccaaactgcttatcctattgggtcgcggggggtccggagcccatcccggaatcaatgggcacgaggcagggaacaacccaggatggggggccagcccatcgcagggcacactcacacaccattcactcacacatgcacacctacgggcaattcagcaactccaattagcctcagcatgtttttggaccgtggggggaaaccggagtacccggaggaaaccccacgacgacacggggagaacatgcaaactccgcacacatgtgacccaggcggagactcgaacccgggtcccagaggtgtgaggcgacagtgctaaccactgcaccaccatgccgccccctattatATTATATGATAATTGCATATATTCCTTCATGATTCAGAGCAAATTCGTCCTATCTCGAAGCGTTGTTTCTGGGCGCAGTTGACACTTAAATGAATGTGTTTGTATCAATGAAAAGAGAAAGGCCATATATTTTAGTTACCCTTTACCTAGCTATGAATTACTCTGCTGGGCGGCCCTTTCCTTTATTCTGACTTTTTTCCCCACGGAGAGCTACACCGGGCACGTGCCTTTTTATTCGCTATGAACCGTCTGCATCTACACGGCCtttgaatgtgtttttttttcttgcaacaAGAAAACCGAGGTGGTCCTCCGGTGCTTACATTCTTCTTAACATGTGCAATCGGAAATATAGGGGGAAGAGAGTTTCATTGTTATTgatataaatgtatttaaaatcaaAATGAATTTATCATTTGTATTGAAGCTGTATGTGTttataatatttaatttatattttacataGAACTGAAATACTGTAGACAATTCTGTTCTTAAAGTATAATAAAGCACAACAATTTTATCCAGTTTTATTTCTTACCAATTGTCTTGCAAGCCGCATCGAGTGTTTGATGATAAATTAAATGACGATTCTAATACGCAAATAAAACTGACAATTAGCGTAAAGTTAAATATCCCACGTTAAAATTGCATTTCCAAGCAGGCACCCGAGGCGCGCTTCTTTCGGGGTCCGCTCCAATTTGTGCAACGGATCACTAGGGATTACCTTTAAGGAGCACATCACGCCAACCGTGGATCGCAAACATATGtctaatttaaatgaaaaaaaagagtTAAACAACCCGCAATATTAGGTACGCCTGATGTGTATCTTGAGAAATATTATGCTCATACATCACGTGATgctgaggtttttttttatagacGTCCGCTATTTTCATGGGAAGACGTCTTTGATGAAAATAGCTCTGTAAATAAACTAATGACAGTATTTGTTTAATAATAATCTTCCCCGTAGACCGCACGGTTCTTTTACCACAGAAGATCACGACGAGCTGAAGCACATGCACCTGCGatcaggacaaaagcatctattGGGGGCGCCGTGCTCCTCCTCACTATCATGTATCAATTAAAATGCATAGCCCTCGAAATTCTGTTTTAAATGGGGTTTTGCATACTCCGCGAGCTGTTAACATGCACGGTGGGAAATATAATATCCCACAATCCGCTGTTTTTATCATGTGGCGTATTAAGTATGACAATAGGTTTGTCATGGGAAATATTCTTATTTTGAGGGtagaattatgattttatgcTCATCCACATATGTAAAAATGTTGATGAATTGGAAACTAGACTATTATACTATGTAGTATGATCTCAAAAGGGTTTTAGAGCATTTATATTTTCTTAATATTTTTTAACTAATAGTTAAAACCAAACAGCTAACTGGTCAAATTAGTATTATAATTAGGGCAGTGGTCTACTGGTTCACAGACTAGACGTTTTTAAGTCATtaaatctttcattttccaatttTTCATTTCAGTGATCTGCATAGACTGTTTCATAGATTAGTGGACTGcagatatttaatttttatgagaaaaaaataatgcaaGTCTGAAGCCATGCTATTTTATCCTAGGGCCCATAGTTACTGACGGAGTGGTGGCTTGGAGGATCGGGCTCTGTGCCAGAAACTGGAaggctgcaggttcaaatcccgtgaatgCCCACAGTGATTCgcctgagcaaggcccctaacctgCAATCGCTTCGTCCTGAGTATGACGTTcacctacatccagccctataaggaggccctctgaattacagggaataacttgggggttggtggcaggattggccctccagcccccaggaaaACACTCACAGTGGTGCGTGTTCCTCACCTCCATAGTTAAACCAGAGGCATTATAAATGGGTACCTTCACCCATGTTGTacattactttttatttatgtagcatATACGTTTACTCAAAGTGACAcgcattttgtattttttgagaGAGCATGGtctgccagtccctggagccacTGAGAGTTAAGGGTCTTAAACAAGAGCATAATGAAATCACTCTGATGACCCTGCGATTTGAACCACcagccttccaatcacaggcacaccaTCCAAATCCACTAAAACATATGCTAAATCACCCCCATCCCAAAACAAAGCAAACTGAGGTTAGCATTGATCAAAAATTTAATGTCAAACTacatataaaaaaagaaaaaaaacattaacatcAGTTGTAGTCTGACAGTTAAATCTAATGAGGACTTAAAAGATGAGAAGCTTTTGGACATGATGGTTCTGTTacaaacacaggtatgtgggcATGTTTTTCGTTTGTGGCCCTTTAACCTGGCTGTAAAAACGGCAGGGCAGGAGTGGACTGGGGGGAGAGACCCCACCTGCGTCCGGCCTTGCCGCTTTCACCGAGCGCCAGGGTCGACTGGAAGCAGAAACGTTCGGCCGCCCCCCCCGCCCATTTTCCACGGAAGCTGGGACAAACTAGAGATCTGGTTCAGGGAATCTGCCGTCGTACATCTAGATGAAATCTTGACCTGGGACTAGCAGAACTGCAaatgaaatacaaaacaaaatgaaacagtATTAGAACAGAAGAGGTACTTAATTCATCCATCTGCAGAAATTGGGCAGCTTTCAAATACCACTTTTTATGGGCATTGCTCAAGGGCCCCTACAATGAGGTTTATCTGCTGCACGTAGGATTTGAGCCCATAACTTTCCAGGCATGAAAACGGATCCTTAACCTCCTGATTGAGCTACATGCCAATAAATGAACAATATCTGTAGAtttacaagtcagtgtttcttTTAGTATCCTGACCACCTTTGATACAAAATTACATAACTTCACCCAACAGCCCTTGTGTTTCCCAGCGTCAACACAACCATCCAACTGGCACCATCACAGCACAGACACAAATTAAATTGAGACTCTTTACAAGAACACGGCCAACGTGGTCAAGTGTAGGGAGGTCACCTTCCACCGGTTTCCACACTCATTGCAGACTACAAATGTGGTCATCGGTTCATCGGCACTCCGGGTCTGAACCTGCAGGAGTCAGATGGAAAAGGGAGGTCAAATGTGCCTCGTAATCTGGCTCACAATGGAAGAGATCAAAATACACTAAACATCCATGATTACTTATAATGATCTATACAATCATAGTACATTTACAAACGAATAGGCAAGCAAACAGGCCTTAAAATATATTGTTATACTGTAACAGTAAATTTGTGAAAAATTATGCaaatactaataaataaaaagtactgAAGCCAAGCAAACAGACAGAAACAAAACCAAGCAAGCAAACAAGCAGacagaaacaaaaacaaaaccaagcaagcaaacaagcagacagaaacaaaaacaaaaccaagCAAGCAAACAGGAACAAGTACAGACAAAACAGCACAGACCTGGGTGTAGGTACAGTTCTTCTTTTTGCATTTCCCACAGGTGAA
Coding sequences within it:
- the LOC125740229 gene encoding regulator of G-protein signaling 20-like isoform X1, translating into MVKLPMGSERKETEHRQPEAEEAAWSRPAARERAPNACCFCWCCCCSCSCLTVRNGDGGEGEPSNIKIEGAGNCEDSTDLTVEEVCSWGQSFDRMMSCPTGREAFRSFLRTEFSEENMLFWLACEDLKKETREGAIKEKVRTIYEDYISILSPKEVSLDSRVREVINRNMLEPSSCTFDDAQFQIYTLMQRDSYPRYMASPAYADLLQRLVEKEPKS
- the LOC125740229 gene encoding regulator of G-protein signaling 20-like isoform X2, encoding MGSERKETEHRQPEAEEAAWSRPAARERAPNACCFCWCCCCSCSCLTVRNGDGGEGEPSNIKIEGAGNCEDSTDLTVEEVCSWGQSFDRMMSCPTGREAFRSFLRTEFSEENMLFWLACEDLKKETREGAIKEKVRTIYEDYISILSPKEVSLDSRVREVINRNMLEPSSCTFDDAQFQIYTLMQRDSYPRYMASPAYADLLQRLVEKEPKS